One Scophthalmus maximus strain ysfricsl-2021 chromosome 7, ASM2237912v1, whole genome shotgun sequence genomic window, CATTATTTTATAGGGTGAGCACAAGCAGTAAAAACACCACAAGAAACACTGTTCAATTCCCAATGACAGTGCTgattgagtttgttttttcacattccCCCCTTTAACCTGCCCTGAGTTTTGAGGAGCGGAGAAGCTTTGAGCATCACTTTACATTCATTGTATACACTCTACGTTAAAGTGTGTGCATATTACATCGTTTATAATTACTGCATCTTAATGTGgaaacaaatagaaaagaaaattaaaagttgGTACGGTTatcaggttttttggggggttaattAAATATCATATATGCAACTAACTGGATGTGTATCACTAAAACAAGTGCGTCTTATGTTCATGGTTCAAATGTAGGGTTTTTTCAGTGCTGTTGGTTGTTCAAACAAAGTTTTCAGGGAGAGAGCTAACAAAGGTTATTTTTGGATCAGTGCAGAAACGACACAGACTGAAAATGGTGCTAAGTATAGATCTGACCTGCCAGTGAACGGCAGGAAATGGGTCAAAACCAAGCAGAAGTGGGGAAAGTTCTCAGACCAAATGGTGCCGATCAATTTCGCATTAGCCACATTTGCCCGACTTTGCAGTTTTTCAGAGCCGGAATGGGAGCGGGCGGCTGACGTCGCTGGGTCACAGTGGCCAGAGCTCACCTGATCGATGAAGCCGCCGAGGATTGACAGGTGTCTCGCAGGGTAGGACGCAAAGATGTGACCCGTCGCATTGATTCCTGTCACTGACAGGATCCCGCTGGTGAAGTCCATGAACGCATCTGTGCGTCAGAGAAACAGATAGTTGTAACAACGGTTGCTCTCATTGATGACTAATAATGGCATATTTTTAATACACGAGAAAGAGAGCGGAGTTCAGGTGTATTCACCGTAGTACAATCCAAAGACTGCAGCGGCTCCAACAAAGGCACCGAGAAATTGGGCGATGACGTAGAAGGGAAACTTCCAAATCTTTAGTTTGCCCAGAATCACCATGGCCAGAGACACAGCAGGGTTCACGTGGCCCCCTGGGACAGAGGACAAagcagtgagtgagagaggggagCAGTGGTTGGGGGTGGCTGGCGTGATACCCTCTCCTTTATCAGCAGGGCATTTACAAGAGGCAGCAGAAGGGGAGAAGCCCCTGGGACGGTGCTGGCCTTTGTTATGCATGTTCAAGGGCAAAGGGGAGGAACGATGGTGACACAGAAGAAAATAATCCCACAAGTCAAACAACAAAAGTCAACatcattctgttttctctttaatcaacctttcttttaaatttaaaattagaaacgtctgtctgtgatctgtcttcATGAAATGCCTTTCGGTGCGGAACTGGAGATGCTGCTCCGAGGACGCAGAGGAGTCCAGTTTGGACTGAGTCTGGTCTCTGTCATAGACGGACGAACGAGGCCTGTGATCGATGGAGTCGCAGGACATTCAGTGCCCAGGGTTATGTGTGACCCCGGAGAGGCTGTGCACTAGCACTGACAAATCAATTGGTCAATGTGCGTTCATTGAACGTGAAGGGAGCGCTGGCACGTTCCTGTTGACGCTGGAGCTGTGGAGGTGGCACAGAGTCGCATTATTACAAGCTGCCAGCCACACGAGTATAACAGTGTTTGTATCACATCACACGCGTCAGACTGTTTCATACGTTCTGGCACAGGTTGCTTTTCAATAACCATCGGTTATTTCTATGCATCACCAGAGTCTGTAGAATTGAACAGGAGATTTAATGGCAGCAAAGAAGCTGAATGTGCAAAAACCCCAAACTGTTAACCCCTATGTTATTAAAACTGACGATATTTTTCAGTTGATTTGACAACAGCAATGATAGGTGAGTGGGAAACTGTTCTCAGCAACAAAACTACGTGGAATCATATTTACCCGACACTCCACCAGCCACGTACGCTGCCATCATCAGTCCCACAGAGAAGCCGATGTGCACGGTGAGGGGCTCGCCCAGGGTGTTTCGACTGAGGACGGTCTGAGCGACTGAGCCGCAGCCGAACAACTGACccacggagaggagaggagaacaggtTAGTTTGTTCTTTTACCCACATCTGCTCAAGTGACTTAAAACTCTTAGGCCTGGACCAAAACGatgaactgaaatgaacaaataacacCTCAGCCTTCAGATGTCAAGAAACCCAACTTTAAAAATCAACCATCAAGCAAATACATAGAATATTCCGCACTATTGatctgctgggggggggggggggagaaaccatcaacaacaattttatcaaacaaaatgcTACTTACGACCAAGACAAACGTCCCCAGGAATTCTGCCAGGAATTCCTTGAGTATTCCATGTTTGAGAGCACAGTGTTGCCTCATGCTTCTCTTGTGTTTTATCTCCATGTATCACTGTGCAAAAACGCTGTTACGACTAGCAGACGTCCAGCGGTGTGTGAACCTCTGGAGCCGATGGGAGCGTTCAAATCCCCACCTCTACCCGGCCGCAGCCAGTCAGCGCAGACCATTGATCCGTTGTGCACAACCACACGCTTCCCGTGTCGTCATCCTGCACAACATTCCCAGCAGAGGCCAGGTGGATACAGGTGAGTTTTGTCACGTTTTCCTTTAAacgtgcataaaaaaaaaaatctgatttcctTCATTGATGTGTGTCCTCACTGACAAACTCACATTTGCTGAAACATTGCACAGCTGGATTTATTTTCTGGATGAAGTTTCTGGATGTGTGTGGACACGAGTCAATGTTGGCAAAAGACATGGGAAGACATTTATTTCATCAGTTTAAAGCGTGGCAGTTTACACCATATTAACTCACACGGTGATGGAATTGATCCCCAATTGAATCTGTTTGAGTAAATACATCTCAGTTCTGTCACATTGAAAAACACCAGTTTGTCAGACATCGTAGTTACACACATCACCACAAGAGGTCAGCCTCGGCAA contains:
- the LOC118315758 gene encoding aquaporin-9-like, which produces MEIKHKRSMRQHCALKHGILKEFLAEFLGTFVLVLFGCGSVAQTVLSRNTLGEPLTVHIGFSVGLMMAAYVAGGVSGGHVNPAVSLAMVILGKLKIWKFPFYVIAQFLGAFVGAAAVFGLYYDAFMDFTSGILSVTGINATGHIFASYPARHLSILGGFIDQVVGTGMLVLCILAIIDGGNIGAPKGVEPLAIGLIIMAIGVSMGLNCGYPLNPARDLGPRLFTAVAGWGMEVFSTADNWWWIPVAGPMVGGVVAAVIYYLFIELHHHHDEPEKPHEEEEEEEEEEDEEDEDCSLKDKYEMITMS